Sequence from the Pontibacter pudoricolor genome:
CAGATGCCTCAGCAGTAGATCTTCCAGTCCAGTTTATAGTTGTGATATCGAAGAAGAACACCAGGAAAACCAGGAACAAAAAGCCCAGTACCAACCCTGAGCCCCAGCCTATGAGCGAGGTCATCCAGATAGCGGTTTCGATGCCTATGCCGCCTCCTAAAAAGCCCAGCTGATCTACAGCACCGGCAGTATAAACAATGTAACCAAGCGTTAAGCTAAGCCACAGCATGCTAAAGCTGCACAAGCCCAGCACATACGACAACGAAACAGTTACGCGCTTGAAAACGATACGAGCACCGGTAAAGAACACCACCGGAATAGCAAAGAAAGCACCAATACCCAGCCATTGGTAAATAAACAGATGCGATAACCAGGCACCAAACAAACCAAGCCAGTTTTCGGCTTCCTGTCCGCTCTCTTTCAGCCCTGTTGTGTTTACTGACTCTACTACACTCTGGTCGGCGTGGCCTGTGAAAAGGTATGACACAAATGCGATCATCATGCAGAACGACAGCAGCAGGAAGAAAAAGCCGACAAACAGCTTAAACCGCCTGTCCTGCAGGAAGCTTATTCTGAAGCTTGGAAACTTAATGCTCGGAAAAGAGAACTTAAATGATCTCCCGGATTTCTGCTTGGCTTGCGCCTGGCTTCGGGGAGTGTTCGCTGCGGCCCGGGGTTCGTTACGGCCCCGAAACTCATTCTTTGCCCTACTCTCGTTCTGTGCTCCGCTTCTGTACGTGTTCTTTGCCATACCCTTCGACTAATTAGAATTCCAAATTTACATTTTTTGGGTGGATTGCGAAGAGCAATTGCATCGGCTTTCAAAAATTTATCTGGCCAGCAGTTTCTTGTTAATCTGGGAGATGAGCGAAGGGCCTTCGTAAATGAAACCCGTGTATAGCTGCACCAGGTCAGCGCCGGCGTCCAGTTTCTCCAGGGCATCTTCAGCGGTCATAATTCCGCCTACACCAATAAGTTTTATAGTTTGCGGCAGGTGCTGGCGCAGGTACCGGATTATTTCGGTAGAGCGTTTGGTAAGTGGCTTTCCACTCAGGCCGCCGGCTCCTATTTCCTGCACTTTCTGGGATGTTGTGTGCAATCCGTCGCGGCTTATAGTGGTGTTGGTTGCAATTATGCCACTCAGTTTTGCTTCCTGAGCAATTTCGATAATGTCGTTTAGCTGGGCTTCGTTCAGATCCGGTGCAATTTTAAGCAAGAGCGGTTTTGGCTTCGGCATTTTGCTGTTTTGCTCCTGTAAGGCCAGTAAAAGTTGCTGCAGCGGTTCTTTTTCCTGAAGCGCGCGCAGGTCCGGAGTGTTTGGCGAGCTTACGTTAACCACAAAATAATCTACCACATCATACAAGGCTTTGAAGCAGTACAGGTAGTCATTCAGGGCTTCCTCGTTGGGTGTTACTTTGTTTTTGCCGATGTTGCCGCCAACTATAACCTTGCTTTTCCGGTTACGCAGTCGGGCAACGGCAGCATCCACGCCTTCGTTGTTAAAGCCCATGCGGTTAATGATGGCCTGGTCTTCGGGTAATCTAAAAAGACGCGGCTTCGGGTTTCCCTCCTGCCCTTTCGGTGTCAAGGTGCCGATCTCGATAAAACCAAAACCCAGGTTACCCAGTTCATCAATCAGCTTCGCATCCTTGTCAAAACCAGCTGCCAACCCAACCGGGTTCGGAAATTTCAGGCCAAACAACTCCCGCTCCAGCTTCGGATCCTGCACCCCGAACATACTGTTGCTTATCGTTTTAGCCAAAGGCAACTTGTAAACTGTTTGCAGGGCATCGGTGGTCAGGTAATGAACTTTCTCAGGATCGAGTTTGAAAAGTAACGGACGGAGCAGGCTTTTATACACGGCAGCAGTTTTAGGGTTATGTTACTGCAAGCAAAGATAGGCAATACAGTTAGAAATTTAGAAAGTTTGGAAGTTAGAAAGTTGGTGGAAGTTTAGGAGTTAGAGAGTTAAAGAGTTTGGGAGTTAAAGAATTCGAGAGTTAGGGAGTTAGAGAGTAAAGGAATTTGCTCTTTCGGACTTCCATGTCCGAAAGCTACTCTGTCGGGGACATCCATGTCCCCGTATTGCGGTTTACGCGGACAAGGATGTCCGCAGCAGACTTGGTTTCGGATTAAGAAATCCAAAACAGCTATAGTTTGAAAACAGCTATAGTCAGGTATACTTAGCAAGACAACAGACCTAGCAGCGTGCGTAGCTCCTGCTAGCGTCTTTACTGGCTACGAAGCAAACGCTACTGACACAGACGCTCGTAGGAGCTGCGCACGCTACGAGGTCTACTAATCTGCTTTTAATTCAGCCCACGCTGCTTCCAGTTCCGGATTTGGCTGCGGTTTATAGTTGGTTTTGGGGATGTGGCTTTCTATTTCCTTGATACGGTCGTTGGTGTTTGGGTGCGTGCTGATGAATTTCAAAAACTCGGGTTCGTCGGAATTAAGTTTTTCCATCAACCAGACCATGCCTTTTGGGTTCAGTTTGTTTTGAACCAGCAATTCCAGCCCGGCCTTATCTGAGTCGGATTCTGCGGTGCGGCTATACTCCAGGTTGTTCAGCGTAGAGGCATTATCAACTATAACGGCTGCAATACCGCTTACATCCCCAAACAACACCGAGGCCAGCATGAAATAAGATAAACTACGGGTTAAGGCTTTGGTAGAATGGCGCATCTGCACGTGCCCGATCTCGTGACCCAGCAAACCTGCCAATTCCTCGTGGCGCTCCATTTTATCCAGTATACCATCGTGCACAACTATAAAACCGCCCGGCACGGCAAAGGCATTTACCATGTCATTCTCCACTACGGTTACATGTATCGGAAAATCAGATTCTACTTTTAGCGCGGAAAGGTATTTTTGCAAGGCTTCGGTTTTGGCAGAATCTATTGTTTGGCCCTGCATCATCTGGGCATGCAACTGCGCTCCCATGGCCCGCTCATAACTTACCGGAAAGTGCGATGCTACTTTCTCGGCCAGTGACGGAATGCCCCACACAAACAGAACGATAGCCAGGCCAAGCAGACTCAGTCCGCCAACCACCAGACCCGTCATGCCGGTTTTGGCAAACGAACTATAGCTTGACTTCAAAAATTTTGCATCCCGGTACTGCTGTTCCAGCGCTTCTTTAAAACCCTGCTCAAAAACAGAAATGCTCTGCCTCGGGAATTTGCCATACTCCAGGATAGTGTTGGCGTCGTTAAACTCAGAATTGTGAATCTCAGAAAGGTCCCAGATCTCTGTGCCGGTCTCGTCGTCGGTTTGCCAGGCTACCCGGATGTAAGCTGGCTCCAGCGTAATAAAAGCGGGCATACCTTTGGAGGTACGCCCGTTGTAATATTTTCCTTCAAACATAATTTATACTAAGCCAATGTCCATCATGTCGGCCATGTCTTCAAAGGTAGCGTTTTTATACTCTTCTTCTGTCTGGGCAAGCGCATCCGGGTTAAACTCACCCAGTATCTCGCAGTTGTTAAAGATAGCTGCCATTGTTCTGGTAACTACCCAGGCATAACCCAGGCCCAGCGTGAATACTATAATAAGCAAATTGCCTACAGCCAGCTTAAAATACTGCCCGCCTGTCAGCGACGAGTCAAGGCGGCTATACTTGCCATCCTGCTCAATTAAAATGTTGTTGATGTTAAAGTTTATCAGGTCTTTCATGTACCAGAAACCATAAATACCTAAGGTTACCAGCGTCAGGAAATAGCCTTTAATATGCACCAGCAACAGGTCGCTGCCCTCGCCGATAAAACGGAATTTTGCATTTCCGAAACGGGTGTTGCCCAGTATCTCTTTGCGCAGGTTTGTATCAAACCAGAAACTATAGATACCGAACGTGATGATGCTCAGGAAGAAACCGGTAAAGTACACTTTGTACATATTGCCCAGTGTGCCACGGTAGCCCATGTGTATGCCACGCCAGCTGGTGCGCGAGGTGCGGTAACGCATCATGCCATGTATTGCCAGCGGAATCAGGGCCAGTAGCCCAATAAAGTATAGCGCAAAGCATAAGAACTTAACACCGTTATCGCCATGCATAAAGCCATACATAAACACGCCTATCAGCACAGCAAATATGCCCAGGCCTTTTATAAAGCCGATAAACATCTCTTTACCTGTACCATGGAATGTAAAAGGACTATCAGCCAGCTCTGTTTTGCGGTAGATATATTGCAGATTTTTGGCTTTGGCCCAAGGGTAGTAAAGGCCCAGCGTTACCAGCATCAGCACGATGTTCACGATCTGGATGCTGAATAGTTCGGAGCCCTGCCCTTTAAAAGCTAAGGTTGGTTTGGAAATAGTTGTTTCCTGTTCTGTAGAAGTTTCCTGCATAAGGTTTGTTTTGGGTTGATTGATAGATTAGCAGGGATACAAGACAACTGCTTGTTGTGCAATATATTCCTTGCTAAATATATATAACAACAGCTGTATTATCCTAATGCGGTATCCATTTTTTTACAGAACCGGGAAACTATAGTTTAGAGAAGTGGCAGCCATCTATAGTTCAAACTATAACTTATCCTGAGAAGCAGGCATAAAAAACCGGGAAAA
This genomic interval carries:
- a CDS encoding quinone-dependent dihydroorotate dehydrogenase, whose protein sequence is MYKSLLRPLLFKLDPEKVHYLTTDALQTVYKLPLAKTISNSMFGVQDPKLERELFGLKFPNPVGLAAGFDKDAKLIDELGNLGFGFIEIGTLTPKGQEGNPKPRLFRLPEDQAIINRMGFNNEGVDAAVARLRNRKSKVIVGGNIGKNKVTPNEEALNDYLYCFKALYDVVDYFVVNVSSPNTPDLRALQEKEPLQQLLLALQEQNSKMPKPKPLLLKIAPDLNEAQLNDIIEIAQEAKLSGIIATNTTISRDGLHTTSQKVQEIGAGGLSGKPLTKRSTEIIRYLRQHLPQTIKLIGVGGIMTAEDALEKLDAGADLVQLYTGFIYEGPSLISQINKKLLAR
- a CDS encoding YjgN family protein yields the protein MQETSTEQETTISKPTLAFKGQGSELFSIQIVNIVLMLVTLGLYYPWAKAKNLQYIYRKTELADSPFTFHGTGKEMFIGFIKGLGIFAVLIGVFMYGFMHGDNGVKFLCFALYFIGLLALIPLAIHGMMRYRTSRTSWRGIHMGYRGTLGNMYKVYFTGFFLSIITFGIYSFWFDTNLRKEILGNTRFGNAKFRFIGEGSDLLLVHIKGYFLTLVTLGIYGFWYMKDLINFNINNILIEQDGKYSRLDSSLTGGQYFKLAVGNLLIIVFTLGLGYAWVVTRTMAAIFNNCEILGEFNPDALAQTEEEYKNATFEDMADMMDIGLV
- a CDS encoding M48 family metallopeptidase; translated protein: MFEGKYYNGRTSKGMPAFITLEPAYIRVAWQTDDETGTEIWDLSEIHNSEFNDANTILEYGKFPRQSISVFEQGFKEALEQQYRDAKFLKSSYSSFAKTGMTGLVVGGLSLLGLAIVLFVWGIPSLAEKVASHFPVSYERAMGAQLHAQMMQGQTIDSAKTEALQKYLSALKVESDFPIHVTVVENDMVNAFAVPGGFIVVHDGILDKMERHEELAGLLGHEIGHVQMRHSTKALTRSLSYFMLASVLFGDVSGIAAVIVDNASTLNNLEYSRTAESDSDKAGLELLVQNKLNPKGMVWLMEKLNSDEPEFLKFISTHPNTNDRIKEIESHIPKTNYKPQPNPELEAAWAELKAD